Genomic window (Magnolia sinica isolate HGM2019 chromosome 6, MsV1, whole genome shotgun sequence):
CCCAGACCTATTACTGCCTGTGGTTTGCTGGCCCCACACGGTGGTTGAATTACTTCCGGTTGTTTGCGGGCCCCACACGCATCACATGTTCCAGTGAAGCACGTGGGACCTCTGAGGGATGCGTAAGTTTATTAGCCCCTGACATGAAAATGACCACATTCAAAATTTTCTCAGTCAgataatctggtgggccacacctttaaatAGAATGTGGACCTCTTTGGCCCTTCTCTTATTTttcccaaaaatgatgtatactATTAAAATaaggtgacccacctgatgagcattGTGACAAATATAGTCCAGATATTGAAAAATCCCACGATTATCTCTAAGAAAATTGACCATATTAtagcaaaatttcaaaaaatatcgACAGTTATTCCTCACAATTTAATAGCAAAACCATGGTGGTCTTTTAGCACCAAAATTCATTTTATAACTCCacattatatttataaattaaattaattagttttataaTAAAtacttttaatattttatttccaGCAAGATTTTCCTAATCATATCAAGAGAAAAAAATTTGCCAAAGTAAGAAAATCTGCCTAGAACTAGATGTGTCACCATGCTGAGAATTCCATCACACCCGCTTTAATCATTAATAGGGCagttagatgggccataaacattaaaagaaaaGGCAATTAttttctactctttttttttattcACCCCTCATTtattgatgggccacaccaacaaccACGTGAAGGCAATGCTCTGTCACGACTCCATACCAAAACAACTATAATAATACAAAGACAGCCGCTGCAGCTACCACTAGTTGACAATAAcatacacaaaaaaaaataaaatgatatgatCACTTTATTTATACACGGAAGATTCTCTcactgttttcttttctttcttttttttttcttttttttaaacggTGGGGATCTTAGAAATTTCTATACGCCACCATGGCCCACAGATCAAACACGCCAATTCCctaattttctgttttttttttttttttcattattcccCACGGTTGTTTGAACAAAAAAAGAATTAccagatggaaaaaaaaaaaaaaatcactttctcACGTCCGCTTCCAAggattttctgcttcttcttttatACATCTGCCGACAAATACGAGCGGAAACAACTGTCGTTAGTACAGCAACCAAGTATACCATTATTTATAGGAAATCTTTGATAGTATGGCAGAGGGTGGTAGTCTATACGCAGGCCACATGCACCACGGACTTGTACGCGTGGCATCAGATTGCTCAGATTAAACCGGCCAAATTACGGATGATTAATCAGTGGTTAATCTGCCTTGATCACCTGACAGACACTGGTGGGCCATTAATGGACAGTTGAAATATGAAAATATCCGGCAGTTTACAGTCAGCGAACAAGTGGCCGTGAATCAGAGGTTTGGATCGTTGGATAAAATATGATTTTGAGAAGATGGCCTTATCTAGAACTCcctcaaaatctgaacggtctaaTTTGAGTTGATGCGGGTGTGCAATTTTCAACGGCCTGCGTATCACCCATATAGCCcttgttatttgatactccgaaaATGTTCCCTTATCAAGGTCCACCTCGTGGAGCCCTCCTGGACGCGTCTCCCCATTTCAGCCCAAAGTCCAAGAACCAGCCAAATCCGTGGTCATGGGCGAGCCACGCGGGAGGAAACAGTTGAGAATGAATGCCGCTCATTAAAGATTGTTTGCGGTTGGGCCGAATGAGAGATGTGTTTGACCCATCAATTGTGGGGTATCCATCTTGGATGAGGGGTCCACAAAATTTCAGGCTATTCCTTAACTCACGTGGGCCCCAAGGAATGATTTAAATGCTTTGGCCATGATTTTGCACTATtccagatggtatggcccaccttgagtgttggatatgcctgatttttgggagaaGACAGCACCTGGAGGATCCTCATAACTTGCACGGTTTGGATGTCCGACAAAAACTATGGACGGTTAGTAAAGGAGTTACACGGATTCCAAGCATGCAATTTCAGAGGACCTCCGTATGGAGCATGTTACCAGGGGCCAGAGTAGACGTATGGAACCATTTCGATcagtgaaaagaaaaaaaaaggggtacGTTCGTAATTTGCGCACCTTCTGGTTTTCAAGGGGGTATTTTGCTTATTGGCATGTGGTGAGAAGAGAGTCCTGCCCAAATGCCCCCAGCATTTTACAAGCCACTTCTAGCAATTTCCCTGTCATTAATAATAAAACAtatacttatttttaaaaaatcaataaaataaaataaaaaacgcaTAATATAAAAGGGAGGAGGAAGACGAAGATTAAAGAAGAATGGTGTGGCATGGAGTGGCTGGAAAGTCAAAAGCATCCATCATAGCTGGATTCTCTCTTCTGTATCCTTTCTCATTATTCCCAAAATGCCCCACACGCTCTTTCCCACCGACAGCGTGCCTTCTAATCATTCTCTCACTAAGCAGACGGTTTTGGCCCAAGTGTTGTATTGTATACTATTTTATTGTACCATCCCCTGCTACCATAGTTTTGTTAGCATTGATTCtaaatcaatccaaaccatccaaatagctGACCCCATTCTGGATACAACACGCATCCAATTGGTAACTagtaaatggatggtttaaaaacaTTACAGTTAGTGGTCCCAAATTCAATGGAAAAGGGTGTATTATAATAATCCAGAATGGATGATTGGGATGCACTACCTGTATGCCACTAAATTCAATGGAAAAGGGGGTATTATAATAATCCAGAATGGATGATTGGGATGCACTACCTGTATGCCACTAAATTCAATGGAAAAGGGGGTATTATAATAATCCAGAATGGATGATTGGGATGCACTACCTGTATGCCACTTGTATGGTGGTGAGTCTTTTCCTACCCCTCACCATCCTCAACCTCTCATGCACATCAAAGGACCTCCCCTATTTATCAAGATCCAACCACTGAAAAGCCCCTTTCAACCAATCTACCTACACCCTAAAATGAAAGAAATACCCTCAAGCCTAAGCCAGAATAATTACCACTGTGGTCcctgatttttaggataattaTTTTTCTCGCTAGTGAGAAAGTTAGTTGATGAGAATGGGTTTTTTAGAGTACGGacggatgaaaatacccctcggGTCACTCGTTCAGGtaaaaagaaggtgaaaaaaaaaaaaggattaataTCATCCTAAATAGATTGCCCGTACATGCAGGGGTCTACTTTGGGGAACTAAGTTTAGGGTCGGTGGGTGAAATAGGTAAAAAGTGGTGtctataccaaaaaaaaaatacccGCCTAAGCCCAAGCAGTTCCAAATTAAAAACCTACTTCATAAGGACTATGACCATCGGTAGACACGTGAGCATAGGTTCAGTAGAAATGGCGATACTATGCACAAGCTGCAATACAAATCCTCCAATCACCCGTGGCATACTCCCAAAATCAAATGATATTGGAAGTTCCCATCCAGGTACGGGTTGGACAATTGACTGTGTTATGTGAACTGTCCATCTGATGGCTATCAACCTTCCACCTATATTGACCCATTATTTATGGTTTGGTCGTACGTGTATGTAAGCCTATGGCAGCGCATCGATGGTTATGCTCTGCCAGGGCATAAATCCTTCGAATATCGAAACGGAATAGCTATAACCCACTAGCATTCCCAGTTGCACTGGTATCAATGCCCTAGATTTTTAAATATAGACTTTATGGTCCAGCTATCCAAAATCCAAACTGATGATATGATATGCCCCACCAGGGATGCCCAAGTCACTAAATACCCAACCCTCCAATTGGTGGTCACAAGaaaaacaaaattataaataaGAATGAGCCAGATCAATTTTAGTTAACCACATTTACATATAAGAGATCATGGTATTCCAGAATACAAGACTATTACGGttgttacagaaaaaaaaaaaaaaaggcctgtaATGTTCTGATCGAGGATATGATGGCCATTACTGAAAAAATGACTCCTAACGGGTCATTAGAGAGCTgttaaagggttttttttttttttttttctcttagttTGGCCGCCCATATCATACTGTTATTAAATACGTTGATGGTTGTTGGTCATTAATATTAACTTTAAACCTTAGTGCCTGTTTGGTAGcctcatctcattttaattaatcatAAATGTGTTAAATCGTGGGGATTGAATAAAAAAGGCATGATAAATAAGCATCTTTATAATCTTTAACACATAATtaatattaactaaaatgagatgaacataTTTTTAGGCTTCAACccaaatgagatgaactcatttttaggcgtcaCCCAAAGATGCCCTTTGCCAACTACATAGCTGCAATCAATTAAAATGAGACAAATTCGAAACAGGGAAagaggattgcgtggtgtgctacACACCACTGACCTttttggtgtgttgatgtcaccaagatttgtgggggccatcatgatgtatttgttatatccaaaccgtccgtccaattGGAGAGATCGCTTTAGGGCATGAGCGCATTCCTgcggtagatccaaagttcaagtggactacaccacagaaagcagcggggattgaatgtctaccattgaatacttcttggggccacataagatttggatcaagctgatgtttgttgtTTTCCCCTCAATCAtggtcggatggcaaataaacaacatggtgcgcctaggaatgtttcaacagtgggcatcgttgtccccactgctttgtgtggtgtggtccacttgaactttgtatcagcctcattttttggctcatgccctaaaatgatttctccaaatggatggacggtgtggatataacacatacatcatattggacccacagaacttggtgaggtCGGTTGATTGGCACACCactcaatccgcttcccaaaacaGGCCCGTGTCCCTTCTACCGAATGATGTGACAGCGCCCAGCATTAAAGGGCACGATGGTCACTTCCTCGGCAAATTACCAAAACCGATCCAAAAAACTCCCTGACTCCTACACGCATCTTCTACACGCTGCAAGACAGCCGACGCCTAACTGGCAGACAGCCAAGCTGGCCATCAGATGGGTACCACCGTGTGGATGAGCTGGCCCAAAAACCAGGTGGGTCCACTTTGGGCACAGTCCACCCCAAATGGACGGCTCAAAAAACTGGCCGACGTTTTCGAACCTCCGCGGGTTTCTAACTACGTAGCTAGCCTAAGTTTTAGACTGGGCAATAAAATAGCCAGACCCCACTAGATGTACGGTGCCGATCTGCACCCGTGTGCCAACTAGCATACGTGGCGATCCACACGAACACTGCGAGGGAAGCTTTCAAGTCATTTTCGAGTGTAGCGAAATCTCCCACTAAAGAACACTTTTTCCAGCTGTCGCATCCAGTCACGAGCAACCACCGCGTGaacagagaaaagagaaaaaaggaaacCCCACCGACGAAACCCTCCCCACGCAAGCTCGCCGGAATCTGACGCCTACCTTCCCTCCTTCCTAACGACTACCTGACGCATAGACCGAAAATGGCCGGACTCCCGCAGTCCATGCGGGCTCATTGCGCATGTGCGCCTAACCAAAGtaatgatccggaccgttcatcaaGTACACCGCACCCTTGATGCGCCACACTGAGAGAATCCCAACGATCAGAGATCCTCACCGTCTACCAGGGACGTGTTCAAATGCTGACCGTTTTCCCAACCGTCTTGCTATGACCAGTATCTGTGGGATTCCCCCCACCGTCAGTGGCCCATCAACAGCAGGATATAAAATATGAACGGCCTGGATTGATAGGGTTCGTCTCCACCATGCTCGATGCATACATACCCAACTGGTGGGCCCATCCGGTACGGACTATATCACGGACATCAGTACCGCCGATTATCCTCCTAATCGTCTCCACAAAGGTCGCCGATCGGGCAACCCCATCCGAACTGGGTCCCACCTAGACTCGCATTATCATGCCACGTGTATGGCGGAACGAGTTCACGCCCGATACTCAAAAACTACATTCCGAAACAGAGAGAAAACAGAATGTAACGGAAAAGAAGAGCTCTTACCTCGTCTGGGCTTCGCAACCACCTTCCTCTCTGCAGGCGACACTGGCACCGTCGACGTCTCTGCAGCCTCTGGCGGAAACAAGACCTTATCGATCCCCTGCACTGAAATCCGACCGTCCGTATAGATATCTGGATCGAACAGATAAGCGGCCTCCTCCCCATGCCCAAACTTCACTGATCCGTCCGCCTCCTGGGCCACCACCTTGTGTGGGACCCGCAGCGTGTCGTAGCTGATCTTCCCGAACCTTCTGACCGCATTGTACATGCTCTCCTCCGTCTGATACTCCGGGACCAGATGGTAGTACATGATCTGCTCAGGCGCGCCTGGCTCCGATAACTGGTCCGTCGTGAGGCGGGACATCGCTTCATCGTTCGGCGCAAGGACGGTCAGGACGTACCCTTCCGACACCAATCGGCCCATCTCAGTGGCTAATGAGGTGAGATTGACTAAGATGTCAGCCATCTCGTTGTATCCACCGTAATGCAGGAGGGTTTGGATGAAATCCTTCACCTGGCTTTCTCCATCGAaccatcggtgggccccacccgggcCAGGGGCAGGGGCGGGGGCGAGATCAGGCCCCGGCGCCATCGCGTAGAAGACCGGGAGTACAGGTGGGGCACCCGCCGGCACCGGAGCCGGCTTCTTCAATCTGTTCGTCCTGGGATCGACCTCCGGCGCGCCCTCGGGAAGGACGGCTGAAATCGAAGTTAGGCTACGCCGCCGATTGAAATCTTCCTGCACAGAACGGGGGATCAGCAGCCGTTCGATCCCATGGATGACTCCATCAGGTCGGACGATGGCGTTTGGATGGATGACATTGGCGAGATCGATCTTCTGGTTGGGTAACAGACGGATGGGGTCGCTCGAGAGGGTCCGATGATCGGCGTCAGATGTCGGCCATTCATCGGCGGGGATGCGGGTGGGGATGACGTGGTACATGAGGAGCGTTTGGAGGGAGCGGAGATTGCGTGGCTCGAGCAGGAAACGCTTGAACTCGGGATCAAGATCGCGATCGAGAGCTTCATTGCGAGGGGCGAAGATCGTGATGTTGTGGGCCCCAACGGCCgattctagggtttggaggaggaGAGCCTTCTCAACGAGCTCCGAGAGGATGGTGTAGTGGGAATCGAGGAGGGCCACGAGGACGGAATTCGAGTTGATCGCGCCACTGgaattggatggctgagatgttGATGGCAATGCCGATGAGAGAGATGCGAAGGAGATAAGACAGACGGTGAGGATGAGACGACAGACGCCATGGATCTGGAAATCCATGGCGACGGAGGGattctgagagagagagggagttgcaGATGAAAAACCAGAGCTTTTTTTCTCAGTACTCGTACGACTTCTCTCAGTCTCTCTGTCTCCCTCTCCCCCTTTTATCTTCTTATGCAAGGGAGTTTTCAGTTCGTCGCGATGGACTGTCTTGTCCAATTTATGCTTTTTGTTACCTAGCCTAGACGTGGCCTTTAAGATTGGTAAATCTGGACTGTACATTTGTTGGCGTTACTGTGAATGGTACATAATGAAAATATTATATCTATTGGCTGCTCCTGATCGTCGGATTAAATGTATTTTCTCCTTTGAATGTGGACGGTTGATACTGTTTCAAGTTTCCCCATCCTTTTGAAGGACGCAAATAGCGGTTTTGATTTTCAAATCgtgttctttttttcttctattgtggcccatttaagctaTGGCCCAGAAAATGGATTGATCAGATTCACCAACATGGTGACAAATGTACAATGGTGTGGCGATGAACTGAAAATAGTTCATCGCGCCGTGCACGAGAGTCAACTATTTCTTTCACCTTTTTCTTCATTAGCAATGATCACATACAGCTGTTCTTCCTCGGGCAATATACCTAACATGCAGTACATCCCATCCGTGAAAAAGGTGGGCCGCACGACGATGATCATCTGATATGAAAATTGGATGGATCTACCCATCTGTTTGTACACAACATCAAAATACAGCCAATAGTATAATCATGTGTATTaattggcccacccaatgagcgGACAGAACTGATTTTCAGTTTAGATGGTAATCATTTTTCGGCCTCTCTTATTCACGGATTGGATATTTGTTGGGAAAAAGATGGCTGTATCTAAGGTTCTGTTACAGCGGCTGTATCTGCACATTTCACGTTTTTCTTTGATCGCGACTGGAATCATCTGAAACGTGGTCCGCATTTGCAgtgattggtgggacccacatttctcTAATCCAGACCATCAGTTTGTTGAGTAACCGATAAGTGAAGTATACCAAGAAATATAGACAAGATTTGAATATCTCTCCAATGAATATTAGGGCcatttttagttgaatgtggaccgttatcATATCTCTTTTTAACCGTCTGATTGCAGGCCAGACATACAACAGCTAGGATTTTCATGATtagtattttcaataaaaaatccATCTGTAAGTGGAAAAAcagattaatggtctggattaaaGAATCCTGACTGGAAATTTACAGAAATGGAAACGCGTGTTTACAGTTGGAAGCTGGGGGTCATTCCCCTTCTTCACCAGGGACGGATTTGAAAGGAAATATTAACTTCAGTTTAGAGTGGAGCGTGGGTTCCGGTGAGATCTCGCGAGGAACACATGGCTGATGCCAGAAGCAACACGGAACACCTTCCTTTCCGGTGCGGTCTTTTAGGACAGGCTGGGAGTGTGGACCACCGACACTGGTGTCGGGCTGGGATTCACTGGCTTCTGTAAATGATGGACGCGGAGTCCGTACGAACCCCGCCAGTTCCGAGTTCGGCATAGGCTAGGGTCCtgagggacccaccataatgtatgagtt
Coding sequences:
- the LOC131249151 gene encoding fasciclin-like arabinogalactan protein 17, producing the protein MDFQIHGVCRLILTVCLISFASLSSALPSTSQPSNSSGAINSNSVLVALLDSHYTILSELVEKALLLQTLESAVGAHNITIFAPRNEALDRDLDPEFKRFLLEPRNLRSLQTLLMYHVIPTRIPADEWPTSDADHRTLSSDPIRLLPNQKIDLANVIHPNAIVRPDGVIHGIERLLIPRSVQEDFNRRRSLTSISAVLPEGAPEVDPRTNRLKKPAPVPAGAPPVLPVFYAMAPGPDLAPAPAPGPGGAHRWFDGESQVKDFIQTLLHYGGYNEMADILVNLTSLATEMGRLVSEGYVLTVLAPNDEAMSRLTTDQLSEPGAPEQIMYYHLVPEYQTEESMYNAVRRFGKISYDTLRVPHKVVAQEADGSVKFGHGEEAAYLFDPDIYTDGRISVQGIDKVLFPPEAAETSTVPVSPAERKVVAKPRRGKLLEVACKMLGAFGQDSLLTTCQ